A genomic window from Pseudocitrobacter corydidari includes:
- a CDS encoding DUF883 family protein: MSKDTNADNLRAELKSLADTLEEVLNSSSDKSKEEISKLRSKAESALKESRHRLGETSDALAKQTREAAARADGYVRENPWTGVGIGAAVGLVLGVLLTRR, encoded by the coding sequence ATGTCTAAAGATACCAATGCAGATAACCTGCGCGCGGAACTGAAATCACTGGCTGACACCCTGGAAGAAGTACTGAATAGCTCCTCTGATAAGTCGAAAGAAGAGATAAGTAAGCTGCGCAGTAAAGCGGAAAGCGCGCTGAAAGAGAGCCGCCATCGTCTGGGCGAAACCAGCGATGCGCTGGCGAAACAGACTCGCGAAGCCGCGGCGCGTGCTGACGGTTATGTACGCGAAAACCCATGGACCGGCGTGGGTATCGGGGCGGCAGTCGGTCTGGTACTGGGCGTGCTGCTGACGCGTCGCTAA
- a CDS encoding DUF1090 domain-containing protein, translating into MKYRIALTIALLSLTAGASATTLCQEKEQDIQREISYAEKHNNQNRINGLKKALSEVKANCSDSKLRADHQKKIAEQKEEIAERQRDLHEAKQKGDADKISKREHKLAESQHELKELESRQY; encoded by the coding sequence ATGAAATACCGCATCGCACTGACCATCGCACTTCTTTCCCTCACTGCCGGGGCAAGCGCAACGACGCTGTGCCAGGAGAAAGAACAGGACATCCAGCGTGAGATCAGCTATGCCGAAAAGCATAACAATCAAAACCGCATTAATGGCCTGAAAAAAGCGTTGAGCGAGGTTAAAGCAAACTGTTCCGACAGTAAGTTACGCGCTGACCATCAGAAAAAAATTGCCGAGCAGAAAGAAGAGATCGCCGAACGTCAGCGTGACCTGCATGAAGCAAAGCAAAAAGGCGATGCGGATAAAATTTCTAAACGTGAGCACAAACTCGCGGAATCTCAGCACGAGCTTAAAGAACTGGAGTCTCGCCAGTACTAA